The following are from one region of the Myotis daubentonii chromosome 2, mMyoDau2.1, whole genome shotgun sequence genome:
- the LOC132226949 gene encoding DNA dC->dU-editing enzyme APOBEC-3Ca-like, with protein MQHQRRGTRARPRQHFTAVPWPRNPMRWFSLEYFYFHFTNWPNPKGRNGCYLCYQVKRTEKGFSLDMGTGVFENEFYPKKPIHTEICFLNWFKTQQAFLAQNLSREEKYHVMWFMSWSPCFQCARQVVAFLKDHKYVQLSIFVARLYYSSRPQYQQGLRSLQGAGAQVAIMTPADFAYCWDIFVDDPLQPFRYWKGIYLNSCSLSKTLVDILRNLEN; from the exons ATGCAGCACCAGCGCCGGGGAACAAGGGCAAGGCCCAGGCAACACTTCACTGCGGTGCCCTGGCCCAG gaACCCAATGAGATGGTTTAGTCTTGAGTATTTCTACTTTCACTTTACAAACTGGCCTAACCCCAAAGGTCGCAATGGCTGCTACCTCTGCTACCAAGTGAAAAGAACAGAGAAGGGCTTTTCCTTGGACATGGGCACCGGGGTTTTTGAAAATGAG TTCTATCCCAAGAAGCCCATCCACACAGAAATCTGCTTCTTGAATTGGTTCAAGACCCAGCAAGCATTCTTGGCCCAGAACCTGTCCCGTGAGGAGAAATACCATGTCATGTGGTTCATGTCCTGGAGCCCCTGCTTCCAATGTGCCAGGCAGGTGGTCGCGTTCCTGAAGGACCACAAGTACGTGCAGCTGAGCATCTTCGTTGCCCGCCTCTACTACTCCAGTCGCCCCCAGTACCAGCAGGGGCTGCGCAGCCTGCAAGGCGCAGGGGCCCAGGTGGCAATAATGACTCCAGCTG ACTTTGCCTACTGCTGGGACATCTTTGTGGATGACCCCCTACAACCATTCCGGTACTGGAAAGGAATATATTTAAACAGTTGCAGCCTATCTAAGACTTTGGTGGACATTCTCAGG AATCTAGAAAATTAA